In a single window of the Flavobacteriales bacterium genome:
- a CDS encoding 2,3-bisphosphoglycerate-independent phosphoglycerate mutase → MGKKAALIVMDGWGHGKQDDSNAIYLADTPFIDSLYTGPNAELRTDGKNVGLPEGQMGNSEVGHLNIGAGRIVYQDLQKINLAIEDGSLAKNENLLKAIELANGGKRLHLMGLLSDGGVHSSQTHLHALVDICHAQGVKDICIHAFMDGRDTDPEHGVSYVRELQNHLQGKGAHLVSMVGRYYAMDRDKRWERIKKAYDLLVHGRGKSSDDAIDALQESYSRGVTDEFLEPVILDPERIIAEGDVVICFNFRTDRCREITQVLTQQDMPDHGMQTVPLEYFTMTRYDETFKGIEVFFTKDNLKDTLGEVVSRAGSSQVRIAETEKYPHVTFFFSGGREEPYDGEERIMVNSPKVATYDMQPEMSALEVTDRICTYLKEKGPDLVVLNFANPDMVGHTGVQEAVIKAVETTDSCVKRVVETGKELGYEFIIIADHGNAELNRLPDGSAHTAHTLNPVPIFYIGESYTTLDNGILADIAPSLLAIMEIAQPSAMTGRNLMS, encoded by the coding sequence ATGGGAAAAAAGGCAGCATTGATCGTCATGGATGGTTGGGGTCATGGAAAGCAGGATGATAGCAACGCCATCTATCTGGCTGATACACCCTTTATCGATAGCCTCTATACTGGACCCAATGCAGAATTGCGTACCGATGGAAAGAACGTAGGTCTACCAGAGGGGCAGATGGGTAATAGCGAAGTAGGCCACCTGAACATAGGCGCTGGACGTATCGTCTATCAGGATCTGCAGAAGATCAATCTGGCCATCGAGGATGGTTCTCTGGCCAAGAATGAGAACCTCCTCAAAGCGATCGAGTTGGCCAATGGAGGGAAGCGATTACACCTGATGGGCCTCTTGAGCGATGGAGGTGTGCATTCCAGTCAGACGCATCTTCACGCCTTGGTTGATATCTGTCATGCGCAGGGTGTCAAGGATATCTGCATCCACGCTTTCATGGATGGAAGGGATACCGATCCTGAGCATGGAGTATCCTATGTCAGAGAACTGCAAAACCACCTACAAGGCAAAGGAGCCCATCTGGTAAGCATGGTCGGGCGCTATTATGCCATGGATCGGGATAAACGATGGGAACGCATCAAGAAAGCCTATGACCTATTGGTCCATGGAAGAGGCAAATCATCTGATGATGCCATCGATGCCCTGCAGGAATCCTATTCCCGGGGAGTTACCGATGAATTCCTCGAACCGGTCATCTTGGATCCAGAAAGGATCATTGCTGAAGGGGATGTGGTGATCTGTTTCAATTTCAGAACAGATAGATGTCGGGAGATCACCCAAGTATTGACGCAACAGGATATGCCCGATCACGGTATGCAGACTGTCCCCCTCGAGTATTTCACTATGACTAGATACGATGAGACCTTCAAGGGTATCGAGGTGTTCTTCACTAAGGATAATCTGAAGGATACGCTGGGCGAAGTAGTCAGTCGTGCAGGAAGTAGCCAAGTACGGATTGCCGAGACGGAGAAGTATCCGCATGTCACCTTCTTCTTTTCAGGAGGGAGGGAAGAACCCTATGATGGAGAGGAGCGCATCATGGTCAATAGTCCGAAAGTGGCCACCTATGATATGCAACCGGAAATGAGTGCATTGGAAGTGACAGATAGGATATGCACTTATCTGAAAGAGAAAGGGCCTGACCTTGTCGTGCTCAATTTCGCCAATCCCGACATGGTGGGACATACCGGAGTACAAGAGGCAGTGATCAAGGCCGTGGAGACCACGGATTCTTGTGTTAAGCGTGTAGTGGAGACCGGCAAGGAATTGGGCTACGAGTTCATCATCATTGCCGATCATGGCAATGCAGAATTGAACCGCTTACCCGATGGCAGTGCCCATACCGCACATACCCTCAATCCAGTCCCAATATTCTATATCGGGGAGAGCTATACCACATTGGACAATGGTATTCTAGCGGATATCGCACCTAGTCTTTTGGCTATAATGGAAATCGCCCAGCCATCTGCAATGACCGGGCGAAACTTGATGTCTTGA
- a CDS encoding T9SS type A sorting domain-containing protein translates to MLRFLLAIPFLSYLSMAGQLSDCEPIFSSTILHINEIRARIGLPNNFFTDSGDAGFEVPAGDSIHSIYAHSDWMGGMTADGQVHLAANSYFSGGGSDFFSGPLTNDGSAITSEEMCESYAELYTAKRLDAIIHQEYFDRMDLVDQGADPDILNQAPFENGYSPPAYFYTWPANNPHPDYDFYLAPFFDRDQDGIYDPDAGDYPGFDLEGDCSCHHPDLSVPEYLQGHEAVWQVYHDSGLHTESGGVPLGVEVHCTTFGFNTCSTLDQTLFQRKRFINRSSNTYLDTYIGQWMDTDLGCPTDDYVGCDVQRGLAYTYNGDGNDADCDGVQGYGQDPPIFSFQFLAGPYADADGLDNPFSSDLGEILALDGIPYTGLGIGYGDGIVDNERLKMSRFTYYNRGGGIGFPINVAPDIAIEFYYFLSGRWLNGQPVTFGGDGTEGDILTSFMYPGASDPLGYATQGASAGIPWFEDGEPGDRRLLPITGPFTFEPGEVQEIVTAFNHTGAYADAFVTFNNMRIEADHIQTQFEYCFQLAPPFEAVESFSYAQDENTFEFSLPYYYPYEATWNIDGYLLYGNSIEFTFTEEGEYEVCVEVISCNSPEQVCETIHITTMDIPDLDRDELIVVYPNPTDVALYIQSNRIGKEIRKVEIFDVGGRLHQDSPWGSDTEYLELSPRIRRGFYSVLITYEDGMQRSASFLKK, encoded by the coding sequence ATGCTAAGATTCCTACTAGCTATACCCTTTCTCAGTTATCTCTCAATGGCCGGACAGCTCAGCGATTGTGAACCCATATTCTCCAGCACGATATTGCACATCAACGAGATCCGCGCCCGCATTGGTCTACCGAATAACTTCTTCACAGATAGTGGAGACGCAGGTTTCGAGGTACCTGCAGGGGATAGCATTCATAGCATCTATGCCCACAGCGATTGGATGGGAGGTATGACCGCAGATGGACAAGTACATCTAGCAGCCAACAGCTATTTCTCAGGTGGGGGCTCGGATTTCTTTTCAGGGCCACTGACCAACGATGGGTCAGCGATCACCTCTGAAGAGATGTGTGAATCCTATGCTGAGCTATACACGGCCAAACGGTTGGATGCCATCATTCATCAGGAGTACTTCGATCGCATGGACCTGGTCGATCAGGGTGCCGATCCGGACATTCTGAACCAAGCACCATTTGAGAACGGCTATAGCCCTCCGGCCTATTTCTACACGTGGCCGGCAAATAATCCACATCCGGATTATGATTTCTATCTAGCACCCTTCTTCGATCGCGATCAAGATGGGATCTATGACCCGGATGCGGGAGATTATCCGGGTTTCGACCTAGAAGGTGACTGCTCCTGCCACCATCCCGATCTGTCCGTTCCTGAATATCTACAGGGACACGAGGCGGTCTGGCAGGTCTATCACGATAGTGGCTTACATACAGAGTCTGGAGGAGTGCCTTTAGGAGTAGAGGTCCACTGCACGACCTTCGGCTTCAATACCTGCTCTACATTGGATCAAACGCTTTTCCAGCGCAAGCGATTCATCAATAGAAGCAGCAATACCTATCTGGATACCTATATCGGTCAGTGGATGGACACCGATCTGGGCTGCCCTACAGATGACTATGTGGGTTGTGATGTGCAACGCGGCCTGGCCTATACCTACAATGGAGATGGAAATGATGCCGATTGTGATGGAGTACAGGGATATGGACAAGATCCTCCCATTTTCTCCTTTCAATTCCTGGCCGGCCCCTATGCCGATGCCGATGGGCTGGACAATCCATTCAGTAGTGATCTTGGAGAAATACTCGCTCTGGATGGAATCCCTTATACCGGTCTTGGAATCGGCTATGGAGATGGAATCGTGGACAATGAGCGATTGAAGATGAGCCGATTCACCTATTACAATCGAGGAGGAGGTATAGGTTTCCCGATAAATGTCGCACCTGATATAGCCATCGAATTCTACTATTTCCTCAGTGGACGGTGGCTGAATGGACAACCTGTGACCTTCGGAGGAGACGGCACCGAAGGAGATATTCTCACGTCATTCATGTATCCAGGAGCGAGTGACCCTCTAGGTTATGCCACCCAGGGGGCCAGTGCCGGGATTCCGTGGTTCGAGGACGGAGAACCTGGGGACAGGCGTTTGCTTCCCATCACGGGTCCCTTCACTTTCGAGCCTGGTGAAGTCCAAGAGATCGTCACTGCCTTTAATCACACAGGTGCCTACGCAGATGCCTTCGTAACCTTCAATAACATGCGCATCGAGGCGGATCACATCCAAACGCAATTCGAATATTGTTTCCAATTGGCACCTCCTTTCGAAGCTGTCGAGTCCTTTTCCTATGCTCAGGATGAGAATACATTCGAATTCTCCCTCCCATACTACTATCCCTATGAGGCCACTTGGAATATAGATGGCTACCTCCTCTATGGCAACAGCATCGAATTCACGTTCACCGAGGAGGGAGAGTATGAGGTATGCGTTGAAGTCATCAGCTGCAATAGTCCCGAGCAGGTATGTGAGACCATCCATATCACAACTATGGATATTCCGGACCTTGATCGGGATGAACTGATAGTGGTCTATCCCAATCCCACTGATGTCGCATTGTACATTCAATCCAATCGCATAGGCAAAGAGATCCGGAAAGTCGAGATCTTCGATGTGGGTGGTAGACTGCACCAAGACAGCCCATGGGGATCGGATACGGAATATTTGGAGCTCTCACCGCGTATCCGCAGAGGATTCTACTCCGTGCTCATTACCTATGAAGATGGCATGCAGCGGAGCGCCAGCTTCTTGAAGAAATGA